Genomic DNA from Urocitellus parryii isolate mUroPar1 chromosome 5, mUroPar1.hap1, whole genome shotgun sequence:
CCCAAGCTGTTGTAGAAGTTCTACAACTTCAGGAATGTTCCTGATTCCTTCCaaagattgcagcatcacatccaAACATCATATCCTCATTTCaagaataataatagcaaatgttttctctataatACTCAACTTATACCTCATTGGCCAGAATTATGCCACATGATCATTATTTCCCATGAGAAAGTCCAGCGAAGAAACCACTTTTAACTTAGCAGCATGCCATTCCAAGTTAAATCAGAATTctcttaacaaaacaaaaaggaagaacgAGTAGCAATGCCTGTCATTCTGATATGATGTTTTCAGCAACCTTAGAAACCATATGCAGGCATTTCAATATTTATTGCTATTAACATGTTCTTCTAAAATAGGTTCTAAAATATTTCCACAGCACTGAGCTAAGATGTGGTAAAAACGTAGTTTATTCACCCACAAATGcaaatatatagagatagattTGTATATACATGCAAACATATATATGATAGATATTTGTATATATGCAAAGATATTGTatacatgcaaatatatttttatctatctatatataaagttatttgatattttaggCTTGTTATGAGAGCTCTTTAAGCCCTGTTCTCATTACTTTGGTGAAGATTGGTTTACACATATTCCTGAAGGATGAGATTGAGATATAGTAAAGCTCATTAGTTAGGGTGCCACTAATTTGGGAGGTGTTCTTTAATAGTTGAGATGCAACTCTAGAGCTGTGCTATCCAATGGTGGCTATTtagatataaattaaattttaaaaattaaaaattcagttccatGCTCACCATAGCTACATTTCAAGTACTCAAAGACCACATGTGTGGGCCAGGGTTGTAAAGATTTATCCCATCACTGGGTATATTCTAAAAAATGAGTTGCAGAGATTCAATAGCTGCATTTTCGtatgttgtttttactttttaaagaggaaggaacagcgtgtgtgtgtgtgtgtgtgtgtgtgtgtacacagaaaAATAGTTATGGAAGATTTTGTAAAGATACAGATCAGGGTATTAGTGAATACCTAAATTTGGGCAGGTTCATagtgtttgttttcttcattttgctaatctatggtttctatttttttctttcatgacaaTTTGTTGCTTTTCTGGGGGTgggaagtaccagggattaaactcaggggcacttgaccactgagccacattctagccgtattttgtattttatttagagacgtggtctcactgagttgcttagtgcatccaccttgctgaggctggctttgaactcgtgattgtcctctctcagcctcccaagccgctgggattacaagtatgtgccactgcgcccagcatgttgctttcttttttttttttttaaataaaagaatggttGTTTTTAAAGTAGGAATTTCAAAGTCACAATAATTATACCTAAGAAAGTATTCTCACAATGTTTTTAACAATGCCAACATGGCTAACATAAGTACATTTCCCCAAGTTTATTACTTTAGGACAACCCTCaattgaaatgtaaaaaataaaaaaataaaaaagtgttaaaaaatgAGTTGCACTATTTCATAACTGTATCTTCCATAATAGTTATATACCATTCTTAAATGATTGCCAGAGCCTTCTTTGCTATTATTCACTAGATTAGTATTACTGTATGTAATTAAAATAGAAGTTATCTATAATTTCACCTATTCCCTTTTAAtctagtctttttctttcttttacagaaaTAATGAGTTCTCTAACTCCCACTGCCACCCTACAAAACCCTATTCCCCAGAGGTATTTCATCTTCCTAAATCTACCTGAAAACTCACTATTTAATGAGTTCAGGTTTTCCCTCTGGACTAAGAAGGTACAAAGCTTCTTCTGCCTCATCTCCATTTATTCCAAGGCTAACAAATTTATACGTGGATGCCACATTTAGCAGAGCCAAAAAGCAACTTCTCTACACCTCTGTATAGACCAGTCAAAGATCTCTGTATGTCCTGTTCCACAAACATCTCCTCTCCCTACTTGCCAGAAGTACCACATGGCTGTTAAGAATGTGTCTCTCAAGCCCACAAGTTCTCTCAGAGCTATCACACTACAGCCTCTCCAGTTCCCAAACTGGAGCATATATAAAGGAGGGACAGGGTGGTGAATTGAGAGGAATATATTTAATAGGAAGTACAAGCAAACATCAATGAGCTAGTTACAGGTGATAATGAACTTGTATAGAAATGGGTTGTCTACTCTGGTGCAGtggaagaaattaacatttctgaCTTGCCTTGTTTTGTCAATATTTAAGCATTTGTTCTACTGAATGTGACTACTTGTACAGACATACTTTtgtttgtctcacacatgaaaaGTGAAAGCATAAAGCATGTAATCCAAGTGGTTTCTGATCCAAGCATTTTTATAGCATATTACTAAATCTAGCTCAAAATAATAGGAAAGATAATACTTCCCCCCTAATATTTGCTCTATCAATCCAGACTCAACAGCACAGAATATCTtgaattgtattaaaaaataaaggcttgggctggagatgtggctcagcggtagcgcgctcgcctggcatgcgagcggcccgggttcgatcctcagcaccacataccaacaaagatgttgtgtccgccgagaactaaaaaataaatattaaaatttctctctctctgtctctcctctctcactctctctttaaaaaaaaaataaaaaataaaggcttcactttataaaataacatttgagtTGTTATTTTATCAATGATCAGCATGCCCACCTGctgaaagtagaaaataatggCATGCTCCTCTCTCCATGGGTGAGTATTTCAGGTTTAAGATGGAAAGttctgaaaaaagaaaggaggaggaggctgtTATAATATGTGTATACATCATTTCCCTCCAGAAAGAATTAGTACTGAAATGCTTTTGCTGGCTTTACGACACAGATTCCATACCTTTTGTTAATTAACAAGGAAACAGGCGGTGACAACAACTACATCAAAACTAGAAAGTCTTTCCAAATTGAAATCAGACTATCATTTTGAAGACAATATGGAATACTATTGTACTTATTACATTGTTTATTTCAAGATCAGCTTGTTACAAATTCTGGGTTTGAAAAACATGCAACTCCATCTCCCCATGCACTGCAACTAGGAGTTATACTAATACATGAATGTAGAAACAACAGatgactaaaaaaaatcatatttggatttgttttgttaTCATTCTTATATTTGAATCTTGAGTGTCCTTGATCAGAAAATTCATTCAACCTTAAGCAATGAAGTCTCACCCTAAAAATCCGAAGACCTGAATGTCGAgaaattctctatttttaataGGCAGCACAGTCCTTTCTtactccctcccttctcttggATCAGCAGGTGTCTCTGCCGCTCCAGTagaccaagaaaaggaaaaggagggggcgatgagaaaggaaaggaaactgtCTACGTATTTTGGTGATGGAGGTGGGGGGTATTTTAATATGATTAAACTCTCCAGTTTTAACGTTCTTAACCATATTTTATAATGATCTGCTATTAAGGATTATGCAGCAGAGTTTGGGTATGTCCATCTGTAACTTATAAACGGAAAGGAACAAGGAATAGGAGGCAGcacagggatggggtgggggaaagcAAACGTAGGCGCGTGGGGACGGGAAGGGAGAGGCGGATTTGGCAGTCGGAAGGGGGACGGGAGGAACAGAAATGGAAACTGTGGCCTGGCTGCCCTGCCCCattgtgtgcgtgtgtggggTTGGGGCCCACAATGTCGcactcccctcctcccactccgGGCTTTTCCTTTGCTGGTCTAAGCCACTAAATATAATGTACAAAAGGTCAATAGCCAAGAAAAGAAAGGCTATCTCCCGAGGATGCGCAGGCTCGCTGCCGGGCGACCAGGAATCGGCAGGGCAAGCGGCGGTCCCTGGGCGCGTGGCTTTGGGGCTTTGTGGTTAGAAGCCCCAAGACCACCAGCCCAGACCCTTGGGCCCACGGCGCTCACCCGTACTCAGTACCCCTAGGCGCCTCTGATCAGGGCGGTCGTGAAGGCGAAGCTGAGCGTCCGCCCGCCTTATGGGTGCCACTGGGGCTTGCCTCATCCCCGCCTGACCCTTTGCAGGGCTCGCCTGGTTGCCCGCGAGTCCAGGCCCTCCTATGCGGGATCCCCTCCTCGTCATTTCGGCGGCAATCTCCAGAAAACATGGCGGCCGGGCGTCGACCGCGGCGCCTCCTCTCCGGGCCCTCGAGGTGGACGAGGTTAGCTGCGGCCAGCGCCCGGGACCCGCGGCGGGCAAACCCGGGAGGGGCGGGGAAGGCCGGGCCAAGAACTGGAAGGAGCGGCGCGTTGCCGAATCCGCTAGCCAGGCGCGCGCGGGGGCGGCGGGAGGGCGCGGGCTCGGGCTCAGGCTCGCGCGCGGAGGCGCGGACGCGGGCGGGGGCGGAGCGGCAGCGGTGGTTGGAAGCGGCAGCTCAGAGCCCTCTCGCGGCCGGGGCGGCAGCAGCGCCAGCCCCAGCAGCAgtccggccgccgccgccgccgccgccgccgccgccgcctcgcgCTCTTGCCATCCGGCCCGACATGAGTGAGGCGGAACGGGCGCCTTCGCCTGCCGCGCCGCCGGCGGTGGCGGCGGCCGCCtctgaggaaaagaaagggaaggaaccgGAGCGCGAGAAGCTGCCACCCATCGTGCCCGCCGGCGCCGGCGCGACGGCGGTAGGTACGGGGCGGGGGCCGCGGGCCGCCCCGACGGCAAGGAGGGAGGGCGGTCGGGCGAGGGGCGCCCGGGGCCCGCATCTCCTCTGGGGTGCCCGGGCGCTGCCCCCGGCCGATGCACCTGGGTTGGACTTCGTTGGCCGAATTGAAAGAGTTGCGCCTGGTGGACAGCCTCGAACACTTGGCGAGCTGCACCTTTCACGCTCTGGAAATGTTGGGGGTGGCCGGTTCTGATGGacctttttggttattttctggGGCTTAACCCCCTAGCTCCCtgcacacacgcgcgcgcgcgagcacacacacacacgacacttTTGTCTAAGGGCATGACATGCATCCTGGAGTGGCATTATCTTTTGGATGAACATACATGTCAGGCAGGCAGGAGTGGGTTTTCCAcggagctgcctgcctgcctgcctgcctgccttggAGGTGTGGATATTTcgctcttttctttcccttcccccttccgATTGAACAGGCTCTGCCGCGAGTTTCCACTTAATTGTGACCTTTCCGTTGCTCTCAAGGTAGTGGGAGGTAGATACATGgatgatggttttatttttcatatggtaCAGACACGTGACTTAAGTGGGGGGAGGCCTTTTGAACCTTTTATTTAAACTCAACTTGCCTAAGCTTGACAGAGATGATTTCCCAGCCGGATTTTCGGAAGGGTTATTTGGAGAGCGCTCTAGGGCTTCAAACTACATGTTGCCAGATGATGTCATGGGACAgccccctctctcccttttcccgATTTGCGCTGGTAGTTTTGACTCTGGTTACTTTTGAACACAATAAAAAATTAGCCTCTCGTTTTGAGATTTATGTTtgacataatatttaaatactttttgaaaGTTTGCTTTGATATATTCAAAGATTGTGATTTGTCATGCAACTGTGCGCGACAAAATAGTAAAAGTTTAGTGAACATTATACATTCTTTATTCCTACTTGCAATTAATTTCTGAAAACCTCCCTCTTAAATGACTAAGAACTTACTAAAATAactcactcttctttaaagtatTAGTACTGGAATAATGTTTTGATTTGATAAGTTTTTGAAATGTCTCAGGGCTGGGAAACTAGAAATTGTTAAAAACAACTTTGTTAAGTCAATGTGGCAAATCGTGAACAGTAATGGTATGAATTTAAAAGCATAGCTACAATTGGACCTGCAATTAGGGATTACCTCGGGAAATGTTTCAAGGAATTTGTCACTCAACTTCTTATATACCTGATTCCTCCTGGTACACTAGGTTTTTAAACCTTGTATTGGAAGTTCTTAACTCACAGTGTTCCAACAGTTCATTTCTAAGGTGGtttgtttaaaacaataaatgtatgTGCTTATACAATTATGTGAATGGGTTTACTTTCTGAAGTAGACACCTTCCCCCAAAACTATTTATCTTATTGTAACTAAATTTGAAGGTTTGgaataaaaatgtacagaaattgATAAAATGTGGTTGCAGGTATATGTTATCTGAGGCCCACATGGCTTTGGAATTTGtacattttcagatttttaggaaggtaattttatatatatatatatatatatatatatatatatatatatatataaaatatccacaGTGAGGCTTCCTATATTCAAACATGTTAAAAAACTGcaagaaaatgtatatgtgtTCACCTTAAATGGGATAAAGTCAGACTCATGTCAGTTCAGGTCAGGTTTATGCTTTGCAACCTCAAATGAGttgcaaaaatatttcttcttcaagAATTTGTAGAATTTAGTAATTGTGAAAAAAAGTGTTTATGGATTTGTACTACtagtaaaaaaagaatacagttcaagaaaaaaattgaaatcttgAATTAAACTTTGAAAAGACATAGGTTAGAGTAGAAGAAGAGGGGATGAACAGAAAAACCTTAGATTCTGAAAGCAGTTTCTGGTAACTTATAAGGACTTTCAGTTTTGGTaccattgtgttttgttttgttttaatgacaGTTTATAAACAGAATTTATGACAGTTTATTGTAGATTATGTGTTTGTCTCAAAGAGAGATTGTCAGAGCTGTAATTCTGAGTTATATGTAGCAGTGAAAAGCCTAAGTCAAGAAAATATATACTTGGTTCTTCCAGAAGTCAGGAAAGCCAGGATAACTGGGATGATGAATGAAGATTACCAGTGGATAGGGAAGGCCTTAATAtgtgtgtttggggtggggggttCCTGATGTGGTAGGGCAGGCAAGGAAAGATATTTTGCAGCCTGTTAGGTTTTTTCAGCCTCCTTCTGGATTAAAATAGAGTCCCTGGGAGTTTGTTTAGGAATCTAATTGTCATCAATAACTTTTTCTTTAAGCCATTTTAGTGATTCTTCCATTTTACCCCAGGTTAACAGGTGTCTTTTCTATAGGTTGAGTTTATGACTTAATTCAGGTGGCCCTGTAATagtggttttttaaaatcattgtacCACATTTATAAGAGTAGAAAACAATTTAGaatgaaaactcaaaaaaaaataatagtagatAGTAGACCAGATTATGAGGACACATCCTTAAGG
This window encodes:
- the LOC113188834 gene encoding uncharacterized protein LOC113188834 isoform X2, whose product is MRQAPVAPIRRADAQLRLHDRPDQRRLGVLSTELSILNLKYSPMERGACHYFLLSADFSMLLIFSRPNNDSPVFATWGSLDHRLREAAPLFLIWLR
- the LOC113188834 gene encoding uncharacterized protein LOC113188834 isoform X1, with amino-acid sequence MRQAPVAPIRRADAQLRLHDRPDQRRLGVLSTELSILNLKYSPMERGACHYFLLSADFSMLLIFSRPNNDSPVFATWGSLDHRLREAAPLFLIWLSGGSD